AGAGGTGATATATTGGCTGTTTTTATGTGGTGTTGGGGATGCAGTGGTTAACCAGACTGTGCATATCAGAATCTGAAGGGCAGTTAGGGCCATGACAGTGCCTCTTTGTTGAGGTACACCAAACCATTTCATAGCACTTTTACCCTCAGGTCGAGATGACTTGAAGACAGCTATTACCACCATAGTCTTGACCAGGATACTGGAGACGCACAGGACAAAGCTTATGCCAAATGCAGCATGTCTTAACTGACATGTCCAAACCTGTGGCCGGCCGATGAATAGTAGCACACAAAGAAAACACAGTTTGAGTGACAACAGCAATAGGAAGCTGAGCTCTGAATTGTTAGCACGTACTACAGGAGTACTACGGTGATGAGAGAAGATGACCATCACAAGAGCACATAAGCAGGTGCCAAGCAGAGAAGCAGTAGTCAGAGAGATGCCCAGAGGTTCCTTATAGGACAGAAACTCAACTTCTTTGGGGACACATTGATCTTTATTTTGATTGGACCAGAACTCATCTGGACATGTTGTGCATTCAATAGAATCTGTGTGtaaaacaaaaatttaaaagaaaatgttctTTCAATATATAATAACATTTTGGAATATGATTTATTTACCTTTTATATTAGAAATCTCTCCATCTCTGCATGGTAGGCAGTCAAAACAGCAGACAGGAAGTCCCTTCTTCCTGACTCGTCTGGTGCCAGGGGGGCAACTCTCACTGCACACAGACTGTGGGGGCTAAGGAGCACAACATATGTTATCACTCTTAttaatgatgtgtgtgtgtgtgtgtgtgtgtgtgtgtgtgtgtgtgtgtgtgtttgtttgtttgtttgtttgtttgtttgtttgttttttggggggggggcatAATAACAAACTGAAGTATAATAATAGTAGTTTtgaaattaacatattttaattacTTGTTTGTTCTCAAAGTTCCAGAATATTTCATCCTCATTCAGTATGAGCACCTTCCCTACTGTAGCCCCTTCATTCACCACACCAACTGTGCTGACCCTTATTGCACCATCTGAACTCGGCTGCCAGTTCATCACATCATAGATGGCCAGAGCATCTCCATTCTCATCAAATGACACATGATCCCCAAAGCCAGTGGTGAAGTTCACTTTCTGTAGGTAATGTACTACCTGTACAGGTTACAGACAGGACAGGTGTTATATGTATTTCTATTTTGTATATAAACATGTCGAATTATTTCACGCAGATTTTCTGCTATACCTGCCAGGGCTGCAGGTTGGTTATGTCAGCACATCTGTTCCCACTGAATGGTCCTCTGCCCTCCTCACACTGCATCAGGTCATGAAGTGCATGTGCAAGGGCATAAACTGCTTTATACGCATTATAAGATGCCCTTAGCTCTGATACATCAGTGTATGCTGTTTCTGTTCTGTTAAGATCTTCTTGCTCTgtacacacttttttttctccctctaCCTCTCTGCCTCCAGTGTCAAAACTGCACCCGAACATATTTTCCCAGAAGATTCTTACCATATTATTTCCTGGATTGTTGTCAGGGCGGAGGTAATACAGAAATTTACGAAGTCCCTGGATCTCCCCACGCCTGATTGCGATGCCCAGTGTTCCCCCCAGAAAAGGTAAAAGACGCTGAGTGTGAAACACAGGTGAAGTAGCCCAAGCTTCACTTGCAATCCACTGTCGGCCTGTCACATTTTGCAATGCCACCTCATCCATTAGTGGTAACAAATAGGCTTCTGTGGAGAACACCACCACCACTCTAGCTGTAGAGGCCTGAATCACTGTCACTATACTCTGAATATCTCTACGGTTATTATCACGAGGCAGCATTTCAGAAAAGCCAACACAACCTCCAAATAGCTGCACATCTTTGTGGAAGGACTGAGAGGCATGGATGCCGTAGTCGTCATCGCTATAGAGGAGACCAACCCAGGTCCATCCAAAATGCCTCAAGATCTGTACCATAGCCCGCACTT
The Megalobrama amblycephala isolate DHTTF-2021 linkage group LG19, ASM1881202v1, whole genome shotgun sequence DNA segment above includes these coding regions:
- the LOC125254794 gene encoding extracellular calcium-sensing receptor-like, which codes for MWIALKICLYLFFNCISAASVLSSGICQLQGHFGMFKDGDLILGGLFEVHFLTVFPELSFRMEPEPPYCEQFDMASFQQAQTMAFAIDEINKNPNLLPNITLGYHLYDNCVKLGVAFRAATALISGTEESFSNLNCAGPPPVIAIVGDPGSTHSIAISSVLGLFRVPMVSYFATCSCLSNRKKYPSFFRTIPSDAFQVRAMVQILRHFGWTWVGLLYSDDDYGIHASQSFHKDVQLFGGCVGFSEMLPRDNNRRDIQSIVTVIQASTARVVVVFSTEAYLLPLMDEVALQNVTGRQWIASEAWATSPVFHTQRLLPFLGGTLGIAIRRGEIQGLRKFLYYLRPDNNPGNNMVRIFWENMFGCSFDTGGREVEGEKKVCTEQEDLNRTETAYTDVSELRASYNAYKAVYALAHALHDLMQCEEGRGPFSGNRCADITNLQPWQVVHYLQKVNFTTGFGDHVSFDENGDALAIYDVMNWQPSSDGAIRVSTVGVVNEGATVGKVLILNEDEIFWNFENKQPPQSVCSESCPPGTRRVRKKGLPVCCFDCLPCRDGEISNIKDSIECTTCPDEFWSNQNKDQCVPKEVEFLSYKEPLGISLTTASLLGTCLCALVMVIFSHHRSTPVVRANNSELSFLLLLSLKLCFLCVLLFIGRPQVWTCQLRHAAFGISFVLCVSSILVKTMVVIAVFKSSRPEGKSAMKWFGVPQQRGTVMALTALQILICTVWLTTASPTPHKNSQYITSKIVYECAIGSVAGFSMLLGYIGLLAAVSFLLAFLARNLPDNFNEAKFITFSMLIFCAVWIAFIPAYVSSPGKYAVAVEIFAILASSFGLLVAIFAPKCYIILLHPERNTKKAIMGRATQKK